A single genomic interval of Christensenellaceae bacterium 44-20 harbors:
- a CDS encoding aldo/keto reductase, whose amino-acid sequence MQYRKYGKTGEMVSALSLGMMRLPTASEEGNSKDIDQAAANEMVKLALEKGVNYFDTAYPYHGGQSEVSLGIALRESGLPRPFIASKSPVWLIEKEEDFDKYLDEQLERLGVDYIDFYLLHALDADRWENKVQKFNLCAKMEQARAAGKIRHIGFSFHDKLEAFRQIVDGYEGWEFCQIQLNYIDTNYQAGIEGLKYAAQKGMGVAIMEPLLGGRLATPPKDVKEVFKGKDPVQAALDFLWDMPEVGVVLSGMSNLEQLRQNIEFAEASSAGKLSEEERGIMAKAKQIYDAKALVPCTRCAYCMPCPAGLNIPSLINKYNNTAIYEFEEVRKNYMDTEVKADACIGCHACEAECPQHLKPSELMPKIHALFTK is encoded by the coding sequence ATGCAGTACAGAAAGTATGGCAAGACGGGAGAGATGGTCTCGGCGCTTTCGCTGGGCATGATGCGGCTGCCCACGGCAAGCGAAGAGGGAAATTCTAAGGATATCGATCAGGCGGCGGCAAACGAGATGGTGAAGCTGGCGCTGGAAAAAGGGGTCAACTACTTCGATACGGCGTATCCCTATCACGGCGGGCAGAGCGAGGTTTCCCTGGGCATTGCACTGCGGGAGAGTGGGCTGCCCAGGCCGTTTATCGCCAGCAAGAGCCCGGTTTGGCTGATAGAAAAAGAAGAAGATTTTGATAAATACCTGGATGAGCAGCTGGAGCGGCTGGGCGTGGATTATATCGATTTCTATTTGCTGCATGCTCTGGATGCAGATCGCTGGGAGAATAAAGTGCAGAAATTCAATCTGTGCGCAAAGATGGAGCAGGCCCGCGCGGCGGGAAAAATCCGCCATATCGGCTTCTCTTTCCACGATAAGCTGGAGGCATTTCGGCAGATTGTCGATGGATACGAGGGCTGGGAATTCTGCCAGATTCAGCTCAACTATATCGATACCAATTATCAGGCGGGCATTGAGGGCCTGAAATATGCGGCGCAGAAGGGCATGGGCGTTGCGATTATGGAGCCCCTGCTGGGCGGCCGGCTGGCCACGCCGCCAAAGGATGTTAAAGAGGTGTTCAAAGGCAAAGATCCCGTTCAGGCGGCGCTGGATTTCCTCTGGGATATGCCGGAGGTTGGCGTTGTGCTCTCGGGCATGAGCAATTTGGAGCAGTTAAGGCAGAATATCGAGTTTGCAGAGGCATCCTCGGCAGGCAAGCTCTCGGAAGAGGAGCGCGGCATCATGGCCAAGGCCAAGCAGATTTACGATGCCAAGGCGTTGGTGCCCTGCACGCGCTGCGCATACTGCATGCCCTGCCCGGCGGGACTGAATATCCCAAGCCTGATCAACAAATACAACAATACGGCTATCTATGAGTTTGAAGAGGTCCGCAAAAACTATATGGATACGGAAGTCAAGGCGGATGCCTGCATCGGCTGCCATGCCTGCGAAGCGGAATGCCCGCAGCATCTAAAGCCCAGTGAGCTGATGCCCAAGATCCACGCTCTCTTTACAAAGTAA
- a CDS encoding SPFH domain-containing protein — translation MAQIAEIIKYEGDNSTFIWKHPSEDFNSLTQLIVHESQEAIFFMNGQALDLFGPGRYTLETQNIPKLGKILNRTTGGNTPFHCEVYFINKTEQMSIKWGTDSKVQYIEPTYGFPISIGASGEMSLRAEDSRKLLLKLVGTENFLGQQKLTSFFRAFLMTRVKTYIAQAMKANAINIFELDENLTVFSDSIHKQLIPDFADYGVSLERFFVTNVAKPDGDRQYEKFKELHFRQYADIAEAKLRQQADIIYAQTEAQKVIIDSQAQAAKRAQEGYTYQQERGFDVATEAARNEAVGQFTNLGVGLGAMAGVGGAVAGTVSGAMSDALNQTSMASADSKCAKCGAALPENAKFCLECGEKIAPAIPDGMVVCPKCGSAVAKGKFCPECGHKFVIVCPKCGKEIAAGAKFCPECGEKL, via the coding sequence ATGGCACAGATTGCTGAAATTATTAAATACGAGGGTGACAACAGCACTTTCATTTGGAAACATCCAAGCGAAGATTTTAACAGCCTGACACAGCTGATTGTTCACGAGAGTCAGGAAGCGATCTTCTTTATGAATGGCCAGGCGCTCGATCTGTTCGGGCCGGGCCGCTATACGCTGGAAACTCAGAATATCCCCAAACTTGGCAAAATTCTTAACCGCACCACCGGCGGAAACACTCCGTTTCATTGCGAAGTTTATTTTATCAACAAAACCGAGCAAATGAGTATTAAGTGGGGCACCGACAGCAAGGTTCAGTACATTGAACCTACATATGGGTTTCCGATCTCCATCGGCGCTTCCGGTGAAATGAGCCTTCGCGCGGAAGACAGCCGTAAGCTGCTTTTGAAGCTGGTTGGGACTGAGAATTTCCTCGGCCAGCAGAAATTAACATCCTTTTTCCGCGCGTTTTTGATGACGAGAGTGAAAACCTATATCGCACAAGCGATGAAAGCCAATGCGATCAATATTTTTGAGCTGGATGAAAACCTGACCGTCTTTTCAGATTCTATCCACAAGCAGCTGATTCCTGATTTTGCAGATTACGGCGTATCTTTGGAGCGCTTTTTTGTCACCAACGTAGCTAAGCCAGACGGAGACAGACAATATGAGAAGTTTAAGGAGCTTCACTTCCGCCAATATGCGGATATTGCTGAAGCAAAGCTTCGTCAGCAGGCAGATATCATCTATGCTCAGACGGAAGCGCAAAAGGTGATCATTGATTCGCAGGCGCAAGCTGCCAAACGCGCGCAAGAAGGGTATACCTATCAGCAAGAACGCGGTTTTGATGTAGCAACAGAGGCCGCGAGAAATGAAGCGGTTGGCCAGTTTACGAATCTCGGCGTCGGGCTGGGCGCAATGGCTGGAGTTGGCGGCGCTGTTGCGGGCACAGTCAGTGGAGCAATGAGTGATGCGTTAAATCAAACAAGCATGGCAAGTGCTGATTCTAAATGCGCAAAATGCGGGGCGGCTCTTCCTGAAAATGCAAAGTTTTGCTTGGAGTGCGGTGAGAAGATTGCCCCTGCAATACCAGATGGCATGGTAGTTTGCCCAAAATGCGGTAGCGCCGTTGCAAAAGGTAAATTTTGCCCAGAGTGCGGCCACAAGTTTGTAATTGTTTGCCCCAAGTGCGGCAAGGAGATTGCTGCAGGCGCCAAGTTCTGTCCTGAATGCGGCGAGAAGCTCTAA